ACGCCAATGGTCATATTTATCCCCGCAGATATCTTGTATGATTTGTGGAATATTATATCTATATTGGTTGTGCAAACTTATCAAACCCCTTTGATCACACAATGAATTTTTTTATATCCCCTTCAATTTCTTGAGGAATATCACCATGAAATTCTACAAATACAGGCTTTGATAAATCCAAACAAAACAAAGCTAACAACGATTTTGCATTAATTGAAAAATTACCAGACTTAACTACTACATCATCTCTACATTTTGACACAAGTCTTACAAATTTTACAACATGTGTAATTTTATTTAAAAGCACCATAATTTTTGTTGTTTCGAGACTTGGTTCATTGTTAATATGTTTATATTCGTTCATACATAAATATCCTCCCATTCATTTGATTTTATCCCATCAGTATCCTCGTTTCATTAATAACAAAAATAATGACCTTGTATATACTTCCATACACCGTTTCCTTGTTTGAATTGAGCTTGGAACACTACGTTAGATGGAATGGTTATGCCATTTTCTAATACATATTTAGCATTATTTATAGCTCGCTGGGAAGGGGTCTTATTGATAGCTCCATTCCAAGTGCACGCGTATTGACCTTTCTGGTACACCACTCCTTTAATCGTGTTTGGGAATCGACTATCTGCAACCCTATTTAAGACAACGCTTGCAACAGCACGCTGATGTTCATCAGATAACCAACTGCTTCCCGCTTCTGCGTTTACAACACGTGATAAAATATCTAAATCACTCGAAGAATAACTCGTTGTAGTAGATTGCGATGAACTATATAATTTTAAGTATTTCGAAAAAACATAACACAGTCTGTTGTTGTATGTAATAGAAGTCCATCCATTAGGAGCTTCCGATCCAGTAATTACAGAACCTCTATATAAACCACCGACTACTTTACTATTAGTATTCGGCTCTGTTCTTACATTTAAGCAGCTCGCAGTTACAACATATTTATTTGAATTTGAAGCGTTACAATAGCATGTTGACATTAAGCATAAAACAATCAATAATAATAAAATCTTCTTCATATATATATCTCCTTTTTTATAACACTGTTTATTCCGATTTAAAGCGTGGTTTTATTCTTGTAGTGGATACATTATAATGGGAGCCTTTTCACCGAAGTAAGGCAACGTCCGAACTGTATTGTATTCAATCCACTCAACAGCTTCTTCAGATGTAGACCCTTCGGCTTCAACAAGCCATTCAACCATTTTTTCAAAATCGTATACAGCTCTGTTATCTTCTGTGACTCCTATTAATGCGGTATCATAACTATAATTAGTTAAATACTTTACATCTTCATATCCGTTGTACAACAATTTTTCTTCACTTGTAATATTGCATCACCTCATTACAATATTCTCTAAAAAATTCTCAATAATGGTTTCTCATAACAAATTAGTGCAATCTCATAATGTTGTTTACCACAAGTAGCCGCAAGGTCTTGTAACTCTTGATATACTTGAAACCAATCAAGCTTATTTAACACCTGCTCATTAAAGCATTTGATATAATAATCGTTGTCGTGATTTTCCTTCCACTCCATAAAGAAATCATATTTAGGAGCAAGTTTTTTATATTGAAAGCCCTTATACCAATCCGGTGCTTTACCACATATTGAAATTGGTATGATATTTTCAGGTAAAGATTTTAACTTTGCAAAATAAGTTGTGTATATCATATTATTCTCCTAATTTTAAATGAAATGTGTATTTAATGTGTTTACATCTTCGTTTTTCTTTTTAAAATCGTTATCACATTTATCGTCGTATGAGACTGCGATATCTTTCTTTTCACACCAACCAGCATTTTCTGCAAAACCAATACCACTCCAATTTACACAATCCTTGCACATATTCACCATATTTCACCTCTTAAAATAAATGTTTAATCAGGGATAGTGATAGTAAAAATCTCAGAATCTCTATCCTCGCGGTCATATACCAAAGAGTAATTTTCTATATGCTCTAGATTAGATTTACATTCAATATAGCCCTCATATTCTTCGTCTTTTGACTTATCAATAATATCAATATAGATTTTGGTATTATAAAATGTTCCGTCTTCGGATAAATCAAATATAACTCTTTTGGGCTTCCCACAAGACAACAATTCAAAAACGTCGCCAATCCTTTTCATCTTTGGATATACTGAATACATCATATTTCAACCTCCTATTACAATAAAATGAAAATTTTATCTCCGTTCCTCACAGGGTATTCCATTTTTGTTGAATCAATCTGCTATCAAATTTTTTCTACTTTACATACAGTAACGTCAACATCGTTATTTACATCTCTACATAAACAATAAACTCTGTATAATGATTTGCAGTGATTACACAATGTAGTGAATGTCATTGTAACTCCGCCTTGATCGATGAACTGTCTGAGTAGCGGGTAGTTTTTAGCAAGCTTAAATTCTGCTCGTCTGGTTTGTAAAGCACGGCCACAATCAGGACAAACGAATTTATCAAAATCGATATTAAAATTATATCTTTTCTCCATTATGTATCCTCCTATTTACCATTCGGAATAATCTTGTTTTAGACTTTTGGGTGTAATATCAAAATACTGATTAAGGGAATTATCTGCTTGCTCCAGCTGACTGTAATATCTCCATGTAGCAGAGGTACCATTACCCCCACTCTTTCGTTGGTCGTCACGAGTACAAAACTCACGATATGACATATTATAGAAAAGTGATGCTTGGTTGCACCAGCACGCAATATTTATGTATGACCCGTAAAATTCACTCTTTATATAATCTTTATATCGCATAATATACGGCTTGAAATTATATTTCGAGAGAATAAATATTCTCCTGAAAATGTCTTTGATGTCATTTATCCAAAAGTCTGTATCGTATTTATTTTGTCTGTCAAACCCGCAAAACACATAAAATTTTACATTCTGACCTTTACTTTTATAGTGTCTGCGTATCATTGTTGATTTTTCTTCGATAATTCTACTATCTTCGATATTGTCAAAAGCAAATATGAAATCTCCATCATACTTGCTTTTGAACAGCAAATCACATTTTTCGTCTGTTAAAAGTCTTTCATCTAATCCTTGTTTGAACTGGAAAGGAAGACCTAATGATTGTAGCTCTGTTAAGAATTCCTTCCATTGCGGTAGCCCAAGAAAATTATCATCCAATAAGCAAATTTTCTTTCTTGAAGAATCTAAAAATTCTTCTATAGGGCTATGCTGTACTACTTTTTTATAGTTTTTATTTACACAAAACTGACACTGACGAAAGCATCCTCTGGTTAAGAACCCTATTGAGTAGTCTGTGTAATATTTGAAATTGTCCATAAATTTCTTATGGTTGAATATTTTTTGTTTCTTAGCTGATTTTAATTTCTCGGTCTCTAAACACTCGTAAATCCATTGGTCGTATAAATGATAGTCAGGCATTATATGCTCAATATCATTAGGTAGGTGCGGTGATTTATCATAATAAAACCCCGTACCGCCGTAAATTACATTTGGTAAGTTCAAGATTGGATTGTGTTCATAAAAAGTATGTATTGTTTCTTCTGTTTT
This portion of the Oscillospiraceae bacterium genome encodes:
- a CDS encoding HPr family phosphocarrier protein produces the protein MNEYKHINNEPSLETTKIMVLLNKITHVVKFVRLVSKCRDDVVVKSGNFSINAKSLLALFCLDLSKPVFVEFHGDIPQEIEGDIKKFIV
- a CDS encoding cell wall hydrolase, coding for MKKILLLLIVLCLMSTCYCNASNSNKYVVTASCLNVRTEPNTNSKVVGGLYRGSVITGSEAPNGWTSITYNNRLCYVFSKYLKLYSSSQSTTTSYSSSDLDILSRVVNAEAGSSWLSDEHQRAVASVVLNRVADSRFPNTIKGVVYQKGQYACTWNGAINKTPSQRAINNAKYVLENGITIPSNVVFQAQFKQGNGVWKYIQGHYFCY